The Theileria annulata chromosome 2, complete sequence, *** SEQUENCING IN PROGRESS *** genomic sequence AAAATCTTTATAAATACTCAAACTTACATATTGTATATTTGGTCTTGAACCAGTTCCATGTTCTCGTCCTCATCAACGTATCTAaaacttttaaaattctttaaaacGTACATATCATGTTTCACGTCTCTTATTGAGTTTGGTATGGAGGTTTGGTAATTAACTAGCTTTGCTCTCAAATCTTCTAGTTTACCCATGTTCTGCTTAAACTCCTCCAGCAGACTGTCGTATAGCACATATGACTCCTAAACGCATTAGTAATCTTTGGGTTTAGATATAAAACTATGTGTATCTACGTTGTAACTGTATgatatgtatataaaagCTGAAAGAAGTCAGATTTGAgatacattttttattctcaATTCTTCTGAATACTCATATAGCGATGATAAAACATTCGATGCGTCGTTTTGCAACTTCTCAATATCATTCAAACtacaaaatatatacatttgGCATAAAATGGGAACAAATTCAACTATTTATTTAGTATTTAGGGTTAATAGTTATCGATTAGTAGAAAATGTGTAGGTGAATTGTgaaatacattttttttgtttgaatatttgataattgGTCATTATTATAACCCTGAAGATGAATGATTGGTGTGAAAATGTGTTTTCAAACCTGTAATAACACGTTCTTAACgttgtttttaaaatcgGCTACTCCTCTTTTGGCTACATTGGCGGCTTTCGTGTTCCTTGCCGCCATTGCGCCCAGGGTAGACTTTCCGTACTTTTTACTCATTTATTCACAAACATTAAATCgttaaaatatcaaagaGATTCCatatttaagaatatttgttattccataaaaaataatggaTATAAGCAATTAGAATCTCATTCTTCTTGAATTTCTTAGTTAATGCGTTTTaagttttatttatttctttaaGAAATTTGTGGTTGAGTGGAGCATATATTAGTTTACGATATTAACTGATCAAATCTAGCTATGGGGAATTACTTAGTCGTAATTCACTTATACTAGTACTGACTTtcattttacacattattatttaatttacagtaataaataagtggaatgaattatttatttggtACCATGAAATCAGAATATTACCATTATATGAAATAATCTTTCGATGCTGGCTTACTGGGTTTTTTGCTGATCACTTTTTTATCCGATTTTTCAATCTCTGCTTTTTCTACCGTTTCACTTGTAGATTTATCCTCAGCTGTATCTTTTGCGCCGtttttttcataaatttgtaatttttttagtttttttTCTTGGTGTTTTAACTTTTGTTTCTCTCTCCGCTCAAATTGTTGTTTCCTCTTCCTCTCTTCCTCGCGCATAAAGTACTCTCCAGTTTCCAGAAGAATGTCTTCCTTCCTCGGTTGCTAAAGAATTATTACAAGCAATTATTCTCACCTGAATTGGTATGAGTAACGCATTCTCACTCTTCTTCTTAACCACCTTAGTCTTCTTCCTCTTCACGCAACGCTTCTTAAAATGAGGTAAAAATCTATCCCAATTTTCCTATACTccattattaattgtttaatataataaaggGTAATAGTTATTGGAAATGggtaataattatactatagGATTAGGtacattttttaacttttcatttttgtttaattcccttttaataattaattccTTAATATAGTACACTGGGTGAATGTTGTAGATGCAGTCTTCTACGATTTTACGAACGGTTTTAATACCCTTTATTGAGCCGATTGCTGATACTGTTTGGCCTTGTGTTAGTATATAGCATTCTGTGAGTAGTTCCAATGCTTTCAGAGTTGAGCCGCCTGGTCCAACAAGCCTTTGTCTTCTCTTTATAAACTTTTCCTTATTCCTAATTAATCCTCCTAAACACttttaaaaacaattttggtacctattttaataatatcgCAGTAAACGCCGTCCTCAAGTATCCTTTTAGCCTGCGGAAAGGGGACACTTCTAGCCAACAATTTAATCAAATCTCTAGCCTAAcataataatgatttagTTAGTTTGTTACTTTAATGATTATATATGGATCCCAGGTTTTATTTGTAGTTATTACAGTCATTGACCCTTCCAACAGATCCAGCTCACAGTTTATGTGATATTGAGACAAACATCTActcaaataattaaaatcaacTATAATATTGGCAAATTACCTTTTAACGTCACCCCAAACCgattgtatatatttttctctgtattttggaaataataTTCGAAATGAGCTCTCCTCAACCAAAGAAGGTTCATTCTCCTCCTAAACCGTTATTTTAAcgtaaattatattaaatttgataagtAATAGAATACAGAAGTAAATGGTTCGATTTTCCAGTGATCTATTGTATCATTGTCCCAGGGTTTATCCCTGCGGTACTTGCGATGCCTACTTTTTTCCTCCTCCattaaaaaacatataattatgtaaaattaacaaattatttcttAATGTTTCTTCTGCAATATTCTCTGGCTGCCTCATAATCCACATTTCTCAACCAGTTGTGATTCtaaaacatattttatcatttacttttattaaatttcgttaataatttcatactAAAGCTTCTTTTGGTTTAATTCTTTTTTTCGGATCCTTTTCCAAAATCTTTTCTAGCAAATCTACAAACTCGTCCTCATCTTCCAACTTTTCATGGGAGTTGTTTGGTTTTAGAGTTTGTATTTGAGTTTTAAAGTTGAAGTTTTGAATATTTGTGATTGTTTCGTAGATTGACCCTGAGTTCCCGTAAAAGGGgaaatttctaaaatacaaaatcCACAATGTTATTCCTAACGCCCACATATCAATAGCATTCCCATCATTCTCATCTATAATCCATAATTCTACTATTTcaactatataattagcattattatattcatttagTATTGTGAATTAGAGTATTGGTGTAGTAGTAATTAAATACAACTATCTGGGATAGAAAGTGTACTTGAGTTTATCTCTAAAACTTCGGGAGCCAGAAAGTAATAAGTCCCTCTGGAACCTTTGACCTTTCCATCCTCGGTCATAAATTCAGATTCCCCAAAGTCACCTACAACACTATTAACTTCTCTATCAAATGTAAAGACTACCTAGTTTACATCTGCCTTGTGaattcataaatatattattaggCTTTAAATCACGGTGAGCTACATTTATCCTAGAAACTATAACCATAATTGATATTCgagtaaaaaattacgGTAGAGAAGAGCATTTAAAACGTCCTTTgtaatacattttataactTCTTTGGGGAAGTTTGGAACCTCTTCCTGGAAACTTTCAAGACTCATTAGGCTTCCAAATTCAGCGTATTCAAATACTAAAACCTTAATTAACCTAATTAAGAAGTTACCCAAGTCAATTTCATCCTCGAAAGTTGGCTTTTCTGGACTGAAATCAATCCCAAAAATACCATGTAATTTAATGCAAGACTCGTTATCTAAGACTTTTTGGACCTCCAAAGCCCTCTTAAAGTCCTCAAACCAATCCTTCTTCACCAGTTTCCCGTCTCTGTTGATGTATTCCTTCCGTTTCTCAAGTTCTTCCCTGTAAAACCTTTTAAGCGCAAATTGGTTCCCTTTGGAATCCTTAGCCAAAAAAATGTCGTTACACTTCCCATAGTGGAGGAGCTTAATAGTCTCCAACCCTGacataatttacaaaattgCGATAAAAGTGtttttaaaacataaaattattttgattaaatgtgtaagttGTGATTTATAGTGATACCAATCCATCATTcatacatttttaaattttattggAAATTTTCCATAATTACACTTA encodes the following:
- a CDS encoding ser/thr protein kinase, putative (chr2.cand.343 - protein kinase) — encoded protein: MSGLETIKLLHYGKCNDIFLAKDSKGNQFALKRFYREELEKRKEYINRDGKLVKKDWFEDFKRALEVQKVLDNESCIKLHGIFGIDFSPEKPTFEDEIDLVFEYAEFGSLMSLESFQEEVPNFPKEVIKCITKDVLNALLYRDFGESEFMTEDGKVKGSRGTYYFLAPEVLEINSSTLSIPDSFEIVELWIIDENDGNAIDMWALGITLWILYFRNFPFYGNSGSIYETITNIQNFNFKTQIQTLKPNNSHEKLEDEDEFVDLLEKILEKDPKKRIKPKEALNHNWLRNVDYEAAREYCRRNIKK
- a CDS encoding ribosomal RNA assembly protein, putative (all_bases.C.cand.439 - mis3 homologue, ribosomal RNA assembly protein) encodes the protein MEEEKSRHRKYRRDKPWDNDTIDHWKIEPFTSEENEPSLVEESSFRILFPKYREKYIQSVWGDVKRCLSQYHINCELDLLEGSMTVITTNKTWDPYIIIKARDLIKLLARSVPFPQAKRILEDGVYCDIIKIGGLIRNKEKFIKRRQRLVGPGGSTLKALELLTECYILTQGQTVSAIGSIKGIKTVRKIVEDCIYNIHPVYYIKELIIKRELNKNEKLKNVPNPIENWDRFLPHFKKRCVKRKKTKVVKKKSENALLIPIQQPRKEDILLETGEYFMREEERKRKQQFERREKQKLKHQEKKLKKLQIYEKNGAKDTAEDKSTSETVEKAEIEKSDKKVISKKPSKPASKDYFI
- a CDS encoding uncharacterized protein (chr2.cand.345 - hypothetical protein;~GPI-Anchor Signal predicted for TA14265 by DGPI v2.04, no cleavage site predicted), which produces MSKKYGKSTLGAMAARNTKAANVAKRGVADFKNNVKNVLLQGYNNDQLSNIQTKKILNDIEKLQNDASNVLSSLYEYSEELRIKNESYVLYDSLLEEFKQNMGKLEDLRAKLVNYQTSIPNSIRDVKHDMYVLKNFKSFRYVDEDENMELVQDQIYNIAEYPLENTIFDERSEQIKQLRSSVYGIQDMYIEIGDMVDYQGDQLGSEIILLIDSQIISKITC